The genomic region CGGGCGCCGCCGGGGCGCTGCGGGTGACGCTGGGCGCTCCATCCGGCGAACGACGGGATCTCGTCGCCGCCGCCGCCGCCGACCTGGCCGAACCGTGGTTCCTCCACGTCCTCCTCCGTTCGGTGACCGCCGTTCTCACCGCGTTCGAAGAACCCCGGCGGCCGCTTGCCGAGGCGGCTGCAGGCGCGCCGGAGGACCTCGCCGCCGCGCGTGCGCACGGTCGCGGGCGCTACACGTCCGAGGCGTGCGACACCACGTTGACCGCGCCCATCGCGATGGTCGCGGCGGCCGATCCCGAGCGTCAGGCCGTCGTGGCCGGCCACCGGTCGCTGACCTACGGCCAGTTGTGGGAGGCCGCGGGAGGCGTCGCGGCGCGGTTGGCCGCGCTCGGCGTCGAGCCGGGCGGGATGGTCGGCGTCGACACCGGCGAGAGCATCCACGCGGTCCCGGCGATCCTCGGCGTCCTGCGGGCCCGTGCCGCCTACGTGCCTCTGGACCGGCACGCCCCGGTCGAGTGGACCGCCGCCGTCCTGGCGGACGCGGGCATCGATGTCGTCCTGTCCGACCGGGACCTCGGCGTCGGCATGGCCGCGGCGCGGCCCGGGTTGGTCATCATCAACCCGGCGGACGACGTCTCGGATCCGCCGGCCCCGGTCCCGGCGTCGGAGCCGAACGCCGACGACATCGCCTACGTCCTCTACACATCGGGACCCACCGACACCCCCAAGGGCGTCGTGGTACGGCACCGCGCCGTCGCCGACCATGTGCGGTGGAAGATCGCACACAACGGGTCGGACGGCGAGGTCACGCTGCTGCAGATCCCGTCACGTGCCTGCGACAGCTCGATGTCCGACCTGTTCCCCGTCCTTTCGGCCGGAGGACGAGTGGTCCTGGCCGACCCGGTCGGCACCAAGCCGGCCGAGCTCGCCGACGTGGTGGCCCGCCACCGCGTCAGCCAGTTCACCGTCACGCCCAGCACGTACCGGTTGCTGCTGGACGACCTGGCACCAGTTGCGAACTCGCTCCGGCTGGTCACCGTGGCCGGCGAGCCGATGCCGGCCGATCTGGTCGCGCGGCACCGGGCGGTGCTGCCCGGCGTGCGCCTGGTCATCGAGTACGGCCCCGCGGAGAACTCGGTGGGAGTGACGGTGTTCGACCACGACGCCGAAGGCAGCCCCAGGTTTCCGATCGGCTCGCCTTTGCCCAACACCGTCGTGCGCGTGGTCACCGCGACGGGCCGGGATCTGCCGCCCGGCTTCGTCGGCGCGATTCGACTGTCCGGCCACGGCCTCGCCGACGGGTATCCGGGCCGGCCCGGCCTGACCGCCGCCGCGTTCGCGACCGAACCGCCGGTGCCGTTCGACCGGGAACACGACACCGGCGACCTGGGGTGGTGGCGGCCGGACGGTGTGCTGGAGTTCGCCGGCCGGGTCGAGGACCGGATCACGATCCAGGGGCAGCGAGTCGACAGCGATGAGGTGGCGGACGTGCTGGGCCGGATTCCGGGGGTGCGGGCGGCGGACGTCGAGATCGACGACAGCGGGGAGGTCCACCGGCGAGCGCTGGCCTCCGCCGCCTACGAGGGCGGCGATCCGGTGGACCGGGACGCGGTCGAGGTGGCCGTCACCGAGGTGTTCCGCGAAGCCCTGGGCGGCCGCCCGGTGGCGGTCGACGACGACTTCTTCCTCCTCGGCGGGCACAGCCTGCTCGGCCTCTCGGTGCTGGAGGCGATCGAGGACCGGCTGGGCGTGATGATCAGCGTGAACGACTTCTTCGCCACCGCCACCGTCCGTGCCGTCGCCGAGCAGGTGCGCGCGGCGCGCGGGACGTCGGTGGCGGTGACGCGGGACGAGCCGCCGGTACAGGCGTCGCAGGACCCCGACGCGCTGGCCCGGCTGCTCGACGAGTTCCAGAGCCCAGGGGCCCCGGATCAGGTGTCGTAGCCGCTCAGGGAGTCATGACCCGTAGTCCTCCAGGATTCCACTGCGTCGCACATCCAGTGAGACGCAGTGGAATCCGCCACTGAGACGGCGCGAGTGGCGCAGCCGCAGCGGGGCGACGTCGATGCCGTGTCGTTCGAGCTCGGCGATCAACGGGCCGTGGCTCGGGTCGACGACCGCGAGGCCGGGGTTGACCATGACGAGGTTCATGCCGATCCAGGTCGTCGCCCGCAGCCACGGCGCCTCGGGATCGTTGTCCGGCAACGGCGGGCACGAGATGAAATCCCACTTCTTGAAAGGCGGCGGCAGGTCGTCGGGCCGCACCCGCGTGGGGTTGAGCACCATGAGGCCGGGGCGGATCAGGGAGATGGTCGTGTCGATGTGGGTGCCGCCGTACACGCCCTCGAGGGCGTGCACGGTGTACTCCTCGCCGAGCACGCGCTGCAACCACTCGGCTCCGAGCCGATTGCCGCTGGCCGACACCAGGTACAGCAGGTCGCGGCCGGCCCGCAGCACGTTGGCGGCGTCGAACAGCGGCTCGAGTTCGCCGAGGACCTGCCCGTCCTGGGGACGCAGCCGGTACGTCCCGTCGGCCAGCCGGGGCTTGGGGGCGGAGATCCAGTTGGCTCCGGACGCGAAGTACTCGAGCAGCATCTCCTTGTAGGCGAACGGCTCGAAGTAGCGGGTTCGCAGCACCATGGGGGTTTCGATGATCTTGTCACCGACGGTCAGGAGCACGTCGCGCGGGCAGTAGTTGGACTCGCCGTCGGCCGTCCAGTCGGGTGTGCCGAACCGGGCCGCGTGGTCGGTGGGCACCGGCCGGCGGACGGTGACGCCGTTGGCGGTCAGGAAGTCGGCGAAGATCTGGAGGTCCTCCGCGGTCTCCTCGATGACCCTGGCGTCGTAGGGACCGCTCGGCACCTGGTCCGGGCTGTCGTACATGTCGGCGTAGTCGACGGCGAACAGACCGGGTTCGGCGCCCGGGACCCTGGCGTTGTCGGCGATGCCGACGATCATCTCCTCCAGGGGGTCCCACTCGTTGTGCAAAGAAACCAATGACACGACAGGGTGTTCCTTTCGGGGTACGTGTCGGGACGGCGGAGATCAGCCCGGTCCTAGCCCAGCCACTCGGTGGCGGCTGCTACGGCCGCCGCCACGTGTGGGGGCTTCAGCATGGTTCGGTGGTCGCCGGGCACGACCCTGACCGTCAGCAGATCGCCCAGCAGCGGCACCAGCGGATCGGCCCGGCCGTGTCCGTCCAACTCGGACTGCAGGAACAGCGTCGGAACGCCGGCCGGCCCGGGCACGTAGTCGTCGAGGGCGTGCAGGTTGGCGGCCTGCACGCGGGCGGAGCGGGCGAGCTCGGCGGCGGTGGTCGTGGCGTCGGCCAGGCCGGTCCGGCGGGCCCACTCCAGCAGGTGTTCCGCGGGGGCGCGGCCGTCGGTGAGCGTCGCCGGATCCAGCCCCTCGGCTGCCATCCGCTCCTCGTCGTACACCCCGCCGGGCTGCGCGGCCGACCACGCCGCGATCAGCATGTTGTGGCTCTTGACGACGGCCTCGGCGGCCTCGCCCTCGGGGTGTCCCTCCGCGCCGAAAACAGTGTCCAGCATGATGATCCGGTGCGCGTCCGACGCAGGGCCGCGGCGCCCCATCTCGTAGGCGATCGCGCCGCCCGTGCACCACCCCATCAGCACGACCGGTCCCGCGACGCCGATGTCGGCGAGCCGTTTCCAGTACAGGTCAGCGATTTCGTGGATCGAACGCGGCGGAGGGGTGTCGTCGTACAGCCCGACCGGTTCGAGCCCGTAGACGGGCCGGTCGTCACCGAGCGCCCTGACCAGTTCGATCAACGGTATGACCCCGGTGCCGGCCGTCTGGATCAGGACCAGCGGCGGACGTGTGCCGTGCTGGCGCAGCACGCGCAGACCCGTGGGGCTGCCTTTGCCGGTCACGACGGCGTCGGCGAGTTCGGCGACGGTGGGGAACTGGAACAGTGCGTCGGCGGGCACGTCCGCTCCGAACGCCTCGCGGATGCGTGCCACGACCCGCATCGCCGCCATGGAGTCTCCGCCGACGGCGAAGAAGTCGTCGTGCGGGCCCACCGTCCGGCCCAGGACGTCCCTCCAGATGAGGGCGAGGATGTGCTCGGCGTCGGTGCGCGGCGGCGGCGCCGGCCGGTCGGCGGGGGGCGGTGCCGCCGCCTGAGCCGGGGGCAGGGCCGAGGTGTCGAGTTTCCCGTTCGGGTTCAAGGGGAGCGCGGCCAGCGGAACCACGGCCGCGGGCACCATGTGGCGTGGGAGCTGTGCGGCCAGGTGGGTCCTCAGGTCTGAGGGCACCGATCCACCGTCGCCCACCGCGATGTAGGCCACCAGCTGCCTGTCCCCGTCCTCGGTCAGCCGGGCGACGACGGCCGCCATGGCGACCGCCGGGTGCGCGGTCAGCGCCGCCTCCACTTCGGCCGGCTCGACCCGCGAGCCGTGGATCTTCACCTGGCGGTCGACGCGACCCAGGTACTCGAACTGGCCGTCGTCTCGGAGCCGGACCAGGTCCCCGGTGCGGTACATCCGCTTTCCGGGGCGGAACGGGTCCGGCACGAACCGCTCCCGGGTCAGCTCGTCGCGGTTCACATAGCCGCGTGCGACGGCCGGACCGGCGAGGAACAGCTCTCCCCGAGCGCCCGCCGGGACCGGGTTGCCCCGCTCGTCCAGGATGTGGCAGCGCATGCCGGGCAACGGGTCGCCCAGGCCGCGCCGGTGCTCGCCAGGCGAGATCAGCGCCCACGTGGCGTCGACGGTGCATTCGGTGACGCCGTAGATGTTGAACACGCGCGCGGCCGGCCGGGCGGCGTGGATGCGTTCCGGCAGCGCGGCCGGCAACGGCTCGCCGCCGATGAGCACCAGGCTCAGATCGGCGGGCAACGGGCCGTGGTCGAGCAGCCGGGCGAGGAGGCTCGGGGCGATCTGGATCAGCGTGATGGCTTCGGGATCGGGCAGCGAGGCGCGGTCGAACACGGAGTCGACCATGTGGACGGTGCCGCCGAAGTGCAGGGTCGCGAAGTACTCCAGGATGGTCGCGTCGAACCCGATCGGCGTGCAGCCCAGAACCGCGGCCAGGTCACCGGGCCGCAACACCGTGCGGTAGAACTCCATCAGGCCGACGACACTCCCGTGCTCCACCGCGACGGCCTTGGGCTGTCCCGTCGACCCGGAGGTGTACAGCACGTAGGCGAGGTTTCCGGGGCCGGCTGCCGGCGGGGGCGCCGTGGCACGGCACCCGGCCAGGGCGAGCGCTTCGGCGGGTTCGTCCAGGCAGACCGCGGTCTCGGGCCAGTCGCCGAGCCGCGCCAGCCCGACCTGGTCGGTGACGACGATCCGGGCGCCGGAATCCGTCGCCTGGAACCGCAGCCTTTCAGCCGGCAGTGCCGGATCCAGCGGCACATAGGCTCCGCCGGCGCGCAGGATGCCCAGGATCACCCACAGCACGCGGTGATCGCGCGGCAGGCACAGTGCCACCGGCGTGTCCGGGCGCACGCCGAGCGCGCGCAGCCGCCAGGCCAGCCGGTTCGCCCGCTCGTCCAGTTCCCGGTAGGTGACGCGGTGGCCGGCGTGGGTCACCGCGACGGCGTCGGGATGTTCGCGGATGCCGAGGTCGGCGAAGTCGTGCAGGCAGTCGACTGTCGGCGGCAGCGACGGCCGGGCCGGTGTGGCGAGCGCGGCGCGCTCGGCCGCGTCCGGAACGAGGACCGCGCTGACGGGCGCTGTCGCGTCTCTCGTCACCGCCTCGATGATCCGCCCGAGGTGGCCCAGCATGCGCTCGGCGGTGCCTTGGGCGAACAGGTCGGTGGCGTAGGCGAGCGTCAACTTCGCCGAGCCGTCCGGCATGGCCTCCACCGCGAGATCGAGGTCGAAGGCCGCGTTTCCGACCGCGGCCGGCTGCGGTTCCCCTCCGGCCCCGCCGAGCTCGAACGTGCTCTGGTCGTCGGGGTGGTAGGCGAAGAACGCCTGGAACAGGGGGTTGCGATCCCGAACCCCGGCGACACCCAGGGCCCGCACCACGGTCTCCAGCGGAACGGACGCGTGCTCACGCGCAGCCAGCACCGCGCCGCGGGTCTGGTCCAACAGGCGGCTGAACGAGGGGTCGCCGGCCAGATCCGACCGCAGGACGACCGTGTTCACGAACATCCCGACCACCTCGGACATCGGCCCGCTACGGCCGGCCTCCGGAAAGCCGATCAGGACGTCGTCCTGCCCGCTGTACTGCCCCAGCAGCACCGCGTAGGCTGCCGCGAAGGCCATGAACGGGCTCGCGCCGTGCTGCCTGGCGATCTCGAGCAGGTGCCGGGCGGAGCCGGCCGACACCGTGGCCGTGACCGTGGCGCCGCGCAGCGTCGGCCTGGCCGGGCGCTCGAAGTCCAGGGGCAGGTCGAGCTCGGCCGGCGCGCCGTCCAGGACGGTCAGCCAGTGCCTGAGGTCGGAGTCCAGCCGGTCGCGTCGCGCCGGGTCCTCGAGCCATGCGATGTGGTCGGAGTACTGAAGCCGTGGTTGCGGCAGCGCCGCCGGCCGCCCGGCGAGCTGGGCGTCGTAACAGGCGGACAGCTCGGCCAGCACGATCGCCAGTGACCGGGCGTCGGTCACGATGTGGTGCATGGTGATGACGACCAGGTGCTCGTCGGCGGCCGAGGTGATCACGAGCCCGCGCACCGGTGGCTCCGTCGCCAGCTCGAACGGCCGCAGGACCTCCTCGGCGACGAGCCGGTCGCGGATCTCCTCGCGGGCCGCGTCGGCCGCCGGCAGGGCCACCGTTCTGAAGTCGGGCCCTGCCGCCGCCATCAACGCGACCGGTTCCCCGTCGATCTCCAGGAAGCGCGAGCGCAGCACCTCGTGGCGTTCGCAGACCTCGGTGAACGCGCGCCGCAGCGCCTCGCTGTCGATCGCGGTGCGGAAGCGGAACACGGCCGGCACGTTGTAGACCGCGCTGTGCGGGTCGAAGCGGTGCAGGAGCCAGAGACGCCGCTGCGCCGGCGACAGTGCCAGCTGTCGCCGGGTCGCCGGGTCGTGCAGCGCGCGTCGCAGGAACCGGGTTCGTTCCAGGACAGGCAGCGCTGCGAATCGTTCGAAGATCGCCCTGGCCATGGTCAGGCCTCCATCCTGAATCCGGAGAACAGCGCCGGCGTGAGTGCCGGCGCCCCGCCGGCACCGTGTGGTTCGACGTCGTCGGCCATCGCGACCAGCGCCGCCACCGCGCGGTCCGCGATCCGTTCGACGGTGCCGCGGTCGTAGCGCGTGGCGTCGTGGACCAGGGCGAGCCGCATGCCGGTGGCGTGCCGCACGAACTGGAAGGACAACTCGAAGACGGCGCTGCGCACCGGCAGCGAGCTCCCGTGCAACGCGATGCCGCCCAGGTCAGCCGACGGGGCGTCCACAGGCCCGAACACGGCGACCCACACGTCGAACAGTGGCGTGCGGCCGGGTGGACGCGGCGGGTTCGCGGCCGCCACGATCTCGTCGAACGACACGTCGCAGTGGTCGACCGCCTCGGCCGCCGCGGCCGACACGGCCGCCATGAGGGCGTGCGGGCGGTCCGCTGCCGGGACCTGCACCCGGACCGGGACCGTCGTGACCAGGCATCCGACCACGCCCTCGGCGCCGGTGCGCGCACGCCGGTCGACGGCCGTGCCGCGCACGTCAGCGGATCCGGGGGTCCGGGCACGAACAACGACGGGTGGCCGCCCAGGGCCAGCGCCGCACGGCCGCGGCGGCACGTCCCGCGTGACAAGCGCGGAGGCGGCACCGACAGGTTCGTCGCGCGGGCCGTCGACCGGCAGGGGAAGTGTGGGCGGTGGGGGAGTGAGGCGGTCCAGCCAGTAGTCCAGAGCGGCTTGCCGCGCGGACTCGGGGACGCGCGCAGCCGCTGCGACCGCGCCACGTGCCGGGGCGTCCGCGTGAACCTGCGTCCCGGCGCCGTAGGCATCGACGATGTCGCGCGCCAGGATCTCCAGGCTTCGCCCGTCGCACACGAGGTGGTCCGCGACGATCAGCACCTGCCAGTTCGCCTCGGTCCCGAGCAGCAGCCGGATCCGCAGCAGCGGCCCGACGGCGGGGTCGAACGCCACGGCGGCCAGCTGCTCGACGTCGTGTTCCGGACCGCGGAGCACCTCGAAGAAGCCTTGTGGCTCGACCACCTTCGCCCTGGGCTCGCCGTTGAACTCGAAGATCGTGCTGCACAGCGCCGGATGCCGCCGCACCGCCACCGCCACCGCGCTCGCGAAGCGGTCGGCATCCACCTCGCCGTGCCCGTCGAGGAGGCAGGACACGCTGTAAGCGTCCGAAAACAGCCCGGTGCGCTGCCGCTCCAGCCACAACCAGCGCGCTTCGTGGCCGAGCCGGCCCTCGACCGCACCGGCCGACTCGATCGGGGCATCCGCCGCCGCGACGCGGGCGGGCACGCGCAGCCGTGCCGCCAGCGCCTCCGGGGTCGAACACTCCAGGATGTCCACCACCCCGACCCGCAGCCCGGACTCCGCCTCGATGGCCACCGCCAGTTCCAACGCGGCGAGGCTGTGCCCGCCGGCCAGGTAGAAGTCCGTGTCCGGTCGCACCGAGTCGAGGTCCAGGACCTTCGCGAACAACCGGCACAAGGCCCCCGTGCTGACGGGCTCAGCGTTCATGTCGCGCACCGTTCTCTCTGGTTCGATCCGGTCGGGGGCGATCTCGCTGTTGCCGTTGTGCGGCAACGTGTCGACGAGGGGCGCCAAGAAACGCGCGCGGCACGGTGACGGCCGCGACGCCAACGACGTCGTGCGCCGTGGTCACGACCAGCAGGGGCCCGTCACATGGCCGCTGACGTGGTGCCGCCGGTCACCTTGATTCCGCGTTTCAACAAGCCCGTTCAGCCTCTTCGGTCACCATTCGGGCGATCTCGGAAAGGCCTGAACCATCCATGAAGAAACCCATGCGCCGACCCCCAGTCGGTTGCACGCGGAAATATGCAGCTCGCGGCTCGAGTCCCCGATCGAAATCGAAAGCGCGAACCCATGGAGGTTAACATGCGATCTTGCAGGTGATCGCGTACCAAGACGACGGCCGCACTGGGTGATCTTGGCTGACGAAGGACGTGCGGTGGGCTGCTAGGGCTGTGTTTTTGCTGTTCGGAGCCGTTTCGGCGGGTCGGTGAGCACATCTGCGCGCCAGTCGGGTCGGGCCTGTGGAAGCAGAGCGGTCCCGGCTCCGAATTTGGCCGGCAACTCGTAGACCAGGCACACCGGGCGAAATCCGGAGTTCCCGGGGAATGGTGTTCAAGACGAGACCACAGTTGACCAGATGGAGAAGCGGGCCAACGGCAAGCCCTGCAGTGAGATCGCAGATTCCGGGGTGGTCGCTGAGGTGCTGGTGCTTTGGGCGCTGTAGTGCCGTTCACAGCGCTCTCAGGTGGTGAAGTCGGATCAGCTAGGCGGCGAGTGGATGATGCTCGCCGGTGAGAGAGGCGAGCGCTCTTGCGACTTCTTCGAGAGTGGCGCGGACGTAGGTTGTCGTGCTGCCTGCGTTGCTGTTGGTGTCGTTGTGGCCTGCGTATGCGCGGGCGACGGCGTAGCCGAAGTGTCGTTCGACGCGTCGGGTTCAGGATGTACATACGGCGCCTGGGACACTGAACCCCCGACCACCCGCTAGACCAGGAGTGCACTTTGCAGCAGGGAACCGTCCGCTGGTACGACCTCGAGCGCGGCTTCGGCTTCCTCGCCCCCGACGACGGCAGCGCCGACATCTTCGTGCACGTCTCGCAGGTGCAGGGCGAGGGCGCGGCCCGGGCGCTGCGCGAGGGCCAGACCGTGGAGTTCGAGACCGGTGAGGGACCCCGCGGTCCGCAGGCGCTGCACGTCGCCGTCACCGGGGACGTCGCGCCTGACGCGGCCTTGGGCGTGCTTGCCACCGTCTCCTGGTACGAGCCGGCCAAGGGCTACGGGTTCGCCGCGCCGGACGGCGGGGGTGCGGAGGTGTTCGTGCACTCCTCCGCCATCGTCACCGGGGGCGTCCTCGCGGCCGGGCAGCGGGTGGCCTTCGTCGTCACCGCCGGCGAGAAGGGTCCGCAGGCCCAGCACGTGGTGCCGCTGAGCTTCGACGCCGGGGTCCGCAGGGCCCCTCTGGTCGCGCCCGGCGACGGCGCCGACGGCTCCGTCCTGTGGTTCGACGAGGAGAAGTCGTTCGGCTTCGTGGCCGCCGACGACGGGGCGGGCGACGTCTTCCTGCACGTGCGCGCCCTGGTCGACGAGTTCTACCTGCCGGCCGAGGGCGACCGGGTCTCGTTCACCACGGTCACCGTGGACCAGGGTCGTCAGGCACGCGAGGTGCGGTTCGTGTCCACCGGCGAGCCGGTGGAGGCTGCCGCAGCCCCCAGCCAGGCCCGTTCGGCCACCCGGCCCGCAGCCCGCGCCGGCGACGGCACGGTAGCCCGCTACGACGCCGACCGCGGCTTCGGCTTCATCACCCCCGACGCGGGCGGACCCGACCTCTTCGTGCACGTCTCGGTGGTCTCCGGCGAGCCCCTGGTGGCCGGCGAGCGGGTGCGCTTCCGCATCCGGCAGAGCGACCGGGGCCCGCAGGCCGACGCCGTCGAGCACGCCTGACCGTCCAGGACGGTCCCACGACGCCTCGAAGCGGGCGACGTAGCGGCGCTGCCACGGCGTCTCGACCGCCCGGCGGTCGTAGCGCGCCCGCACGTACGCGACCGCCTCGGCGGCCGACACCCCGTCCAGGACGGCCAGGCACGTCAGCGAGGTGCCGGTGCGACCATGACCCCGCCGCAGGCGAGCTCCACCCGCTCGTCGCGCGCGCGGCTCCACGCCTCCCACAGCGCGAGTAGCGCG from Lentzea guizhouensis harbors:
- a CDS encoding cold shock domain-containing protein, with the translated sequence MLATVSWYEPAKGYGFAAPDGGGAEVFVHSSAIVTGGVLAAGQRVAFVVTAGEKGPQAQHVVPLSFDAGVRRAPLVAPGDGADGSVLWFDEEKSFGFVAADDGAGDVFLHVRALVDEFYLPAEGDRVSFTTVTVDQGRQAREVRFVSTGEPVEAAAAPSQARSATRPAARAGDGTVARYDADRGFGFITPDAGGPDLFVHVSVVSGEPLVAGERVRFRIRQSDRGPQADAVEHA
- a CDS encoding non-ribosomal peptide synthetase; the protein is MARAIFERFAALPVLERTRFLRRALHDPATRRQLALSPAQRRLWLLHRFDPHSAVYNVPAVFRFRTAIDSEALRRAFTEVCERHEVLRSRFLEIDGEPVALMAAAGPDFRTVALPAADAAREEIRDRLVAEEVLRPFELATEPPVRGLVITSAADEHLVVITMHHIVTDARSLAIVLAELSACYDAQLAGRPAALPQPRLQYSDHIAWLEDPARRDRLDSDLRHWLTVLDGAPAELDLPLDFERPARPTLRGATVTATVSAGSARHLLEIARQHGASPFMAFAAAYAVLLGQYSGQDDVLIGFPEAGRSGPMSEVVGMFVNTVVLRSDLAGDPSFSRLLDQTRGAVLAAREHASVPLETVVRALGVAGVRDRNPLFQAFFAYHPDDQSTFELGGAGGEPQPAAVGNAAFDLDLAVEAMPDGSAKLTLAYATDLFAQGTAERMLGHLGRIIEAVTRDATAPVSAVLVPDAAERAALATPARPSLPPTVDCLHDFADLGIREHPDAVAVTHAGHRVTYRELDERANRLAWRLRALGVRPDTPVALCLPRDHRVLWVILGILRAGGAYVPLDPALPAERLRFQATDSGARIVVTDQVGLARLGDWPETAVCLDEPAEALALAGCRATAPPPAAGPGNLAYVLYTSGSTGQPKAVAVEHGSVVGLMEFYRTVLRPGDLAAVLGCTPIGFDATILEYFATLHFGGTVHMVDSVFDRASLPDPEAITLIQIAPSLLARLLDHGPLPADLSLVLIGGEPLPAALPERIHAARPAARVFNIYGVTECTVDATWALISPGEHRRGLGDPLPGMRCHILDERGNPVPAGARGELFLAGPAVARGYVNRDELTRERFVPDPFRPGKRMYRTGDLVRLRDDGQFEYLGRVDRQVKIHGSRVEPAEVEAALTAHPAVAMAAVVARLTEDGDRQLVAYIAVGDGGSVPSDLRTHLAAQLPRHMVPAAVVPLAALPLNPNGKLDTSALPPAQAAAPPPADRPAPPPRTDAEHILALIWRDVLGRTVGPHDDFFAVGGDSMAAMRVVARIREAFGADVPADALFQFPTVAELADAVVTGKGSPTGLRVLRQHGTRPPLVLIQTAGTGVIPLIELVRALGDDRPVYGLEPVGLYDDTPPPRSIHEIADLYWKRLADIGVAGPVVLMGWCTGGAIAYEMGRRGPASDAHRIIMLDTVFGAEGHPEGEAAEAVVKSHNMLIAAWSAAQPGGVYDEERMAAEGLDPATLTDGRAPAEHLLEWARRTGLADATTTAAELARSARVQAANLHALDDYVPGPAGVPTLFLQSELDGHGRADPLVPLLGDLLTVRVVPGDHRTMLKPPHVAAAVAAATEWLG
- a CDS encoding non-ribosomal peptide synthetase, translated to MTPKPTALRPRFTTSVTGDPARATAPLPQRARRALAAISGDRPLEELVVLAAAVAWTVGLAEHTNEVGLAVVGPTGPVTVAVELDDATTPAQLVVRLDGALRAAAGGTAPVDVAGALLVGSQRVGDDAGAAGALRVTLGAPSGERRDLVAAAAADLAEPWFLHVLLRSVTAVLTAFEEPRRPLAEAAAGAPEDLAAARAHGRGRYTSEACDTTLTAPIAMVAAADPERQAVVAGHRSLTYGQLWEAAGGVAARLAALGVEPGGMVGVDTGESIHAVPAILGVLRARAAYVPLDRHAPVEWTAAVLADAGIDVVLSDRDLGVGMAAARPGLVIINPADDVSDPPAPVPASEPNADDIAYVLYTSGPTDTPKGVVVRHRAVADHVRWKIAHNGSDGEVTLLQIPSRACDSSMSDLFPVLSAGGRVVLADPVGTKPAELADVVARHRVSQFTVTPSTYRLLLDDLAPVANSLRLVTVAGEPMPADLVARHRAVLPGVRLVIEYGPAENSVGVTVFDHDAEGSPRFPIGSPLPNTVVRVVTATGRDLPPGFVGAIRLSGHGLADGYPGRPGLTAAAFATEPPVPFDREHDTGDLGWWRPDGVLEFAGRVEDRITIQGQRVDSDEVADVLGRIPGVRAADVEIDDSGEVHRRALASAAYEGGDPVDRDAVEVAVTEVFREALGGRPVAVDDDFFLLGGHSLLGLSVLEAIEDRLGVMISVNDFFATATVRAVAEQVRAARGTSVAVTRDEPPVQASQDPDALARLLDEFQSPGAPDQVS
- a CDS encoding condensation domain-containing protein — protein: MNAEPVSTGALCRLFAKVLDLDSVRPDTDFYLAGGHSLAALELAVAIEAESGLRVGVVDILECSTPEALAARLRVPARVAAADAPIESAGAVEGRLGHEARWLWLERQRTGLFSDAYSVSCLLDGHGEVDADRFASAVAVAVRRHPALCSTIFEFNGEPRAKVVEPQGFFEVLRGPEHDVEQLAAVAFDPAVGPLLRIRLLLGTEANWQVLIVADHLVCDGRSLEILARDIVDAYGAGTQVHADAPARGAVAAAARVPESARQAALDYWLDRLTPPPPTLPLPVDGPRDEPVGAASALVTRDVPPRPCGAGPGRPPVVVRARTPGSADVRGTAVDRRARTGAEGVVGCLVTTVPVRVQVPAADRPHALMAAVSAAAAEAVDHCDVSFDEIVAAANPPRPPGRTPLFDVWVAVFGPVDAPSADLGGIALHGSSLPVRSAVFELSFQFVRHATGMRLALVHDATRYDRGTVERIADRAVAALVAMADDVEPHGAGGAPALTPALFSGFRMEA
- a CDS encoding inosamine-phosphate amidinotransferase 1 produces the protein MSLVSLHNEWDPLEEMIVGIADNARVPGAEPGLFAVDYADMYDSPDQVPSGPYDARVIEETAEDLQIFADFLTANGVTVRRPVPTDHAARFGTPDWTADGESNYCPRDVLLTVGDKIIETPMVLRTRYFEPFAYKEMLLEYFASGANWISAPKPRLADGTYRLRPQDGQVLGELEPLFDAANVLRAGRDLLYLVSASGNRLGAEWLQRVLGEEYTVHALEGVYGGTHIDTTISLIRPGLMVLNPTRVRPDDLPPPFKKWDFISCPPLPDNDPEAPWLRATTWIGMNLVMVNPGLAVVDPSHGPLIAELERHGIDVAPLRLRHSRRLSGGFHCVSLDVRRSGILEDYGS